From Oreochromis aureus strain Israel breed Guangdong linkage group 4, ZZ_aureus, whole genome shotgun sequence, a single genomic window includes:
- the LOC116317665 gene encoding protein PET100 homolog, mitochondrial, producing MGVKIEVFRMMLYLSFPVTMFWISNQAEYFEEYIVKRKREIFPPDEESQRKELEDFKERMRVRKEQRLLKNIPLESEN from the exons atggGTGTTAAAATAGAGGTATTTCGA ATGATGCTGTATCTCTCCTTTCCTGTGACCATGTTTTGGATCTCAAATCAAGCAGAGTATTTTGAAGAATATATAGTGAAGAGAAAg AGGGAAATCTTCCCCCCCGACGAGGAATCGCAG AGAAAAGAGTTGGAGGACTTCAAAGAGCGAATGCGTGTTCGTAAGGAACAGCGGCTATTAAAAAATATTCCTCTGGAATCTGAGAACTGA